The window ATTAcaggaggtaggaactgaaggtTCTCAGCCTACAAAAGTAGTATTTACATTATACTACCTGATCATGCAGCAAATCCCAGGTAGTTTAGACCTGAAGGGCTGCAGTACAGGGAGAAACTGTTGGCCAAGTCAGAGGAGTCCTGTGTGTgtacagcacatgtgtggaggccagaagtgggcatcgaACATTTCTTCCCTAGTCACTCtccacatacttttttttttaatgaatgcttgcctgcatgtatgtatgtgtatcatgtatgtacctggtgcccagaggtcagaagagagtgccaGATCCCCTGGTGCTAAAGTTACAAATGGCGGTAAATTGCCATGAAAGTgttgagtcttctgcaagaatagctagtgttgggctggagagatggctcagcggttaagagcattgcctgctcttccaaaggtcctgagttcaattcccagcaaccacatggtggttcacaaccatctgtaatgaggtctggtgccctcttctggccttcaggcatacacagagagaatattgtatacgaaataaataaataaatatttaaaaaaaaaaaaaaagaatagctagTGTTTAACTGGGCATGATGACATGTGTCCCtactcccagcacttaggaagcaggcGATCTAAGTTCAAAGCTACCCTGGTCTTTgggcaagctccaggacagccaggtttacaaagaaaaaccctgtcttgaaaaaccaaaataataatagtaataacaatgaCGAACagcaagtattctttttttttattaaaaatttccacctcctcccctcacagcaagtattcttaactgctgagccaaccctTCAACCAACTACCTGCTGCACCAACCCCTGACACATATATAcacctcttatttcttttttgagacagggtattttACTAAACCTGAAACTCACCAATTCAGCTACTCAAGCTCCAAGGTCCACCTAtccctgcctctccagcaccaggattaaaaacagacacactggTTTTTTAATGAGTTCTgtgggatcaaacttaggtcaccATGCTTGAGGAGCAAATACTTTAACAGCTAAGctcagagttttttgttttgttttgaagatacCTGTCTAGAAAGACCACGGAGTAAAGCTTAACCGACATAAGCAAAGCAGCTGCCACTGTATCTTACCAAGGCATTAaagcgggtgtgtgtgtgtgtgtgtgtcccaggatCTCCTGCTTACTCTGTAATGCCCAAGATCCTGAGTCTAGAACTTTCCTGGTCCTATCCCAGTGTTCCTACTCCCATctgggctgggattataggccaaCCGGAGGATACGATTCCTCATTCCCTGTTAGCTCAGTCAGCCACCACTTGCCGACATAAGATACTTTGTCTCCAATTCCACTCCCCGCCCTAACCCCAGGGTTATAGCAGTCAAGGTAACTTCAGGTATTCAGAGCACAAGACAAGTGGTAGGAGGGAGCTGCCCCCTTGGGAGCTTTTCCAGGTCTTCCCTGATTAGGCACCATTTTTTGTGACTGATGCTCACAGCCCCAAGCTTCCCACGCACTTCATACTGGCCCTCAGCACTCTCCATGGTTCCTCTTAATGTGCCTGCATCTCTGCACTCTTCCCAAGCAATGAATAAAACTCTGGACACAGAGACTCCAACAGACTTTCCATGATAGTCTCATTAGCtgcataaaaataatgttttaatgttGGACAGGGAATACTGCTTTGTCTTCAGCAACCCCACTGACTTATTtaacaggcagctcacaacccagCAGAAACTGGACCTGGTCACTCTGCTGTGGAGATGGGTTTCAGTTCAGTAACAGGAGTAATGTACTCTCCTTGTACCCTGGTTCATCCCCGCAAAAGGGTTTTCAAAGAAAATAGCTAATTATCTCCTTTCACAAGCTTAGAAAAGAAatcatccccccaaaaaaaagcctaaaagaaaactaaagcttAGTGGGGAGAGACCTATAGACACTGCACCAGGGTAAGAAACTAGCCTTTTCATCACTTCCTAAGATGCAGAAAGAATTAAcagaaaaagtagaaaagaaaaactgaggttGGCGGTAGaggagcatacctttaatcccagccctcgggaggcagaggcaggtggtgtgCTGTCCCACAGCAGTGTACCACCGCACATCTCTTTTTAGGAGTAATGGAGAGTGCTCTAGTTGCTGGAATGCTTTTTATAGCAATACTGTGCAAAACTCAGGTAATTTCCTAATTTGTAATAAGTGCAAATTATGTCACCTCAGAGCTATCATGGTtagtctttttcaaaaaaaattctcaaaaagccgagcgtggtagtgcataccttcaattccagcactcagcagacaactcaggttgatctctgtgagttcaaagccagcctagtctacatagtgagttccaggacagtcagagctacatagtaaggccttgtcaaaaaaatacaaaatctttttttttttttttttttttttttaattttcgagacagggtttctccgtagcttttggttcctgtcctggaactagctctggtagaccaggctggcctcaaactcacagagatccactggcctctgcctcccgggtgccgggattaaaggcgtgtgccaccaccgcccagctaaaaatacaaattcttaaaactgagcatggtggtgtaAGTACACCTGGAGGCATGAGGACCAGAAGGTCAAAATCACCCTTGGCTACACAACCAGTTAGAGGCCAGCATGAGAGACAGGAgagtatgttttaataaataaataaacaaataaatcagggctggagagatggctcagaggttaagagcactggctgctcttccagaggttctgagttccattcccagcaaccacatggtagctcacaactatctataatgagatctggtgccctcttctggtgtgtaggaatacatgcaggcagaacactgtatacataataaagaaataaatctttaaaaattttttttaaaaatcagattgtCGGTTACCTCCTACATTCTTGATTCTGAATGAAATGCCTACTTCAAAGACTCGATTGACCAATTCTCTTCTATGTATACCCTATTTAAGATTCAATTCTTTTCCTAAGTAGTCCAGTAACCTCCTTctctaaacctttttttttttgctgttgtttatctttttcaagacagggtttctctatataacatccatagctgtcccggaacttacTTTATAAACCAGGCAGGcatggaacttacagagatccacctgtctctgtctcccgcatactggaattaaaggcatgcagcaccatacCTGGCCCAAACGTTAAtttttttatacatataaatgcatgttcgcacacacaaacacacacacacacacaatgtagccAAGGTTTAAATCAGATGCTTATGAACACCTTAGACTAATACCTGGCCCCAACAAGCATTCAGTGAATACCTGTGGTTGAATGAATGGCCTGGAGAGGCGCAAAGCTGGTCAGCTCTACGGAAGCCAGCAAGGACACTCTTGCCAAGGCGATAACATCAAAGTATTTGTTGCTCTCATTCTTTCTGATTAGTAAAGAAATAGAACCATTATTAGAATCGTAGCACCAAAGaacaataatacattttataGGGCCAATCAAACCAGAAACCAACCATGTAAAATCGAAAGCTTGCAGATGCTGATCAAATTTGAGTGAACAAAATGTGAAGCCAGGCCTCTCTATTCACTTTAGTGGGCCATGGGGACAATGACGATGCTAGGAAATGTATTGTCCATAGACGTGAAGCAGAGGTTTTACttcagaaaatggagaaaaggcATGTATTTTAAACCTAAGTATGGCAAGAGGGCATGGATGCCCTCGGGGCAAGCACAGTTCCTTCAAACCATTTAGCGGTGTCCCCCTCAGTAGTACCCACGGGCCACAGAGACCATCTGCCACCAGATTAGAGACTAGCAAAAAAACAACAGCCCTCTCCTAAATCACCATCTGTGTCCCAAATAAGCCGGACtggcagagagggaaagggaaaaaggaataAATTCCAATACCAGCAGATGAAACCGCGATCAAAGTCATGGTAAATTTCACCTGCACAAAAAAGTGCTGCCCCCTGACCTCTGCCACCTCAAGCTGATGTAAAACATCAATAAAGCACAATATTCTATTTATGGAGGCTTCTTTCCCGGCAAACAAGCTAAAACgaaaagaaggcaaaagaagcGGTAATGTTAACGTCGAGCTGCTCCTTCACAGTTGAGGGGCTCGTCCTCTAAAGTATCTGCCGGCAAGAGAAGAATCTGTGGTTTTACAAAACCGAAAAAAGGTCGTCTCCAAGAGCAGCGGAGTCCAACTATGATGGGATCAAGTCAAAAAATAGACTTAGGCTTGGGTTGTCTTCGAGACTTTGGACAAGTCAAACCTTGTCTCTGGATCTGAGTCTCCAAACCCGTGAAATGGGCAAGTTGGAGGGGCAGACTAGGGTTGAGGTGCACTCAGACTCTGGAGGGCACAGTCACGCAGGACCGGGCATGAAGAGAACAGGAACTTGAACTTAAAGGCCTGGACACCTGACACTCGGGTGGGAGGCAAGCGCTGCGCCTTCGTCCTTACCTGCCCCTGCCAGCTTCTCAATCAGCCAAATTCAGTCCAGTAGCCCTGCCTGCCGCTCAGTGCCTTCGGCTCCAGCTCGGGATCCGAGCCGGGCCAATCTCAGGCTGATCCCCCATGGCCCACAGCCCAAAGTGGCAGCCAGCGGACCGGGTCCCGCCGCCCGCCCATCATCACCCAGCTGCGCAGGCGCGAGTCCCGGAGCCCGCAAAGACGCGCCCAGAGATCTGTCCCGGGGCAGCCTGGGAAATGGAGTCCGGCCTTACTCTCGCCTCAGCGAGGTCAAAAGTACCAATTGCCGCACGTGTTACTGAGGAGCCGCTCCTCTAGCTGACCAATGAACACTTGGCTTCGTTTTCATCCGGGTTTTGGACAGGGACAAGCATGGCACCACCTGTGAGGTACTGCATCCCTGGTAAGTGAGCGATCTCCGCAAGCAGTCCCATGCTGCGTGACAACCAGCCTCTGGGTGCCCGTGGCTGATGCGGCATTTCTTCTGCAGGCGAACGTCTGTGTAACTTGGAGGAAGGCAGCCCCGGGAGCGGCACCTACACCCGGCACGGCTACATCTTTTCGTCGCTGGCGGGCTGCTTGACGAAGACCAGCGAGAATGGCGCGGTAAATGAAGCGGTTACCCAAGCGCGCGTTCCCCCTCAGGCTGCCATTGAATTCTGGTCCTTGTGCACAGGCACTGCGGACGCGGGCTTGGGTGACAGCGGGATGCTTTGGTCTCTCGATTTCTCCCAGCTATGATTTCAACGCTTTGCCAAAGCACAGCCTCTGCACACCGGTTATGTTATCTGGCTTGGTTGTGGCTGCGCTCGCAGAAGGActtggaggggagggagaggacatGCAAAATGAGAGTAGCCCAGCCAGCAGAGAGCTTCCCGGTCGTGCCTCTCCCTTAAACCTTGAAATGACTCTACTGTCCCCACCTCCGTGACATCAGTGTAATGCTGGCGATTTTCAGTGTCCTAATGCTCTAAGCTTTCCCCTGCCTCGAAGCCTATGCACGTGCGGCCTATCTGGAACATAACTCAACCCCGTAACTCTAACCTCTTTTAAATGACCTCGATAGttagtctttgtttgtttggtttttccagaGAAGCCCTTCTGGATCcactaattgaaaaaaaaaatgggattttGGTGGGAGTAGGATTGTTATACGCAAGAATCTTCCTCCAGAGCGCTTGTTTAAATACGTTACTCTTGCTTACATTTACCTCGCTAAGATTCTTGCCTATCTAGACTTCCAAGTGTAACCATGCATGGTGGTACACGACTGTATTCCCAGCTACAAACAGGCACAGATAAAGAAGTGGTTGACAAATGTAAggcaataaaaaattaagaattaaaaccTTAGGCTGGACTTAGCAGTACAATGCTTGGGTAGCATGCCAAGCTTGGAACCAGAGATCCAAACTCCAGCTctgcttgaaaacaaacaaaacaaaacaaacaaaaaaactaaaaagaatcaGAACTCTTTAGGGACTCGCTAAACCTAAACTTCAAGCTTTgagtttttgcttatttgtaaaAACAGGTTCCAGTCAATTGGTTTTGGAAATAAACCTAAATGTCTGTTTATTCACTACATAGATTTCTCTTGCTCACTTTCACATGTCCTGCACAGTGCTGCCTTGTCTACTGGGGATATAGTCCCGAGAAAAATACACTTATCTTTGCTGCTGAAGAGGCACAGGCACAAATCTAAACAAATGTTCAAATGTGTGTTGCTTGGGAATTGGATGTCTTCAAAAGGATTGCACAGTACAGTGAGACCATGTAACAGCTTTATGGCCGTGATTCTCGATAGAGAAATAATGAAACATCTGAAGGATAAGTAGAGGTGGAGGAGTGGAAAGAACATGGTTCTGACCGGGCAGTCACGCCTTtcttcccaacactcaggaggcagaggcaggctgatctctgggtttgagagttccaggacagccagggctactcagagaaaccctgtctcgaaaaaaaaaaaaaatgcaattatgaCATAAAGAATGAGCTAAACAatttgaaatggaaagaaattactaaaacaggaaaacaaaagcacagagtAAGAGaagtgctgctttttttttttcaaagacaagaTTCCATTACATCAATTGCCATTAGATGGGATAAAACAAGAATTATCATTCtataacatttaattttaaatcctatctttttcagatttaaaaaaaaaaaagcagctgggcagtggtggtacacgcctttaatcccagcactctggaggcgtgtggacctctgtgagttcaaggccaacctggtctacagagcgagttccaggacaggctccaaagcatgcagagaatccttgtctcaaaaaacaaacaaacaaataaaagcagacTAAGTTTGGAGGAGTCAAGATAGCCATAATTATAAGCAATATGATTATATATCAAGAAACCACAAGAGCATCTTCAAAAATTTAGTACTAATCAGAGATGTTCCTATTAAATCTGGCAGCCTAATTTTAATGGTCTTTTatactctttctttcctttttttttttttttaaattttctaaaattagtaATATCCTCTGCTATGGACTACAAATGTACCTTTAGTCTACCCAATTCTGCATTATTCTCTAACCACTGTAATCTTTACCCAACATCAACTTTTACTCTCTTTATAGCTTCCTGTGGTGTCTGTGATGAGAGAAACAGAGTCCCAGCTACTTCCAGATGTAGGGGCTGTTGTTACCTGTAAGGTGAGCTGATCCTAACCTTGCACTTAGGCCAAAATTCTACACCTGCTGTGTTCTACTACTTAATACAGTAGTCGCTGGCTATATGGGGGCTGTTTAAGTTTATAAGTGTTAAAAGTTGATTTTCAGGgatggacatggtggctcacggttttaagaggcagaggcaggtggatacttgaggccagcctggtctacagatggagttccaggacaggtcagccagggctacaaacagaaaccctgtttcaaaataaaaaaaaaagaaagagaaaaattcattTTCAGTCAGGCATGATAATTCATATCTGTAGTCTCAGTATTTGGGAAACTGGACAGGAGTATGGAGTATAACCTTTGTCATACTCcacagaagttcaagaccagagtAGGTTGCAGAGTAAGACCCTGCGCCCCAGCCCCAACACTAGCTGCATTTTAAGTATTCAgtaacagggctggagaaatggctcagtggttaagagcactgactgctcttccagaggtcctgagttcaattcccagcaaccacatggtggctcacagccatctataatgagacccagtgcccccttctggcattcaagcacacatggaaggaatgctgtacacataataagtaaataaataaatcttttttaaaaaagttgtgattaaatgagaggttttttttttttttttttttttaaagtattcagtAGCAAACTGTGGTTAGTGTCTGCCGTATTTGTTGGCACATGAATTATGGGGTGTATGAGGAAGTGATGGAACCCGGGGCCTTAAAGGACATTCTCAATTCTGGGAGCTTTTTTCTTATCAttgtatgtgtataggtattttgtctgcagtgtgcatgcctggtgctgcaGAAGCGAGAAGGGGGTGCTgcgtcccctgggactggagggacagatgattgtgagctgtcatgtgggtgttaggaattggatccaggtcctctagaagagcagccagtgctcttaactgctcagctaCCTGTCCAGCCCCAGGAAATGACATTTCTGTCATCACAGAAAGTGTTACCGGCAGGGCAGTAAAGCTCTAATGTTGCTTGAGAAACTGGGGATCTCAAAGCAAAGCTGGCTACATGGTAATACTCTGTCCAAAGAAGGGGTGGAGGGAAGACAGACAGAgtggcactcaagaggcagaggcaggcatatctttgtgagttcaggtccagcctggtctacataatgagtgccagaagagccagggctacatagtaaggccctgtcttaaaaaaaaaaaaagggaggatggagggagagttGGTCGGTCAGTGAGAGGACTTACCAAGCAAATCACTTCACATGCAAGCCTGCTGACCATGTAAATGTGGATCCAGGTGAAAACCCATTCCACCAAGTTGTCTGGCCAGTTTTGATAAGCTTACCACATGCTGGAATCACCTGGAaaaaaggaacctcaattgaggaattgcctccatcagctTGGCCTatctgggggacattttcttgattgctgtttAATATGGGAGGGTACAGACCGTGTGGGCAATGCCACCACTAGGTGGGTGATCTGGGTtgaataagaaaacagactgggaAAGCCATGGAGAGTCAGTAAGCAGCTTTCCTCCTGGCCTCtagttcagttcctgcctccaggttcctgccttgagtgccttgagtttctgccttagCTTTCCCTGGTTACGGTCTGTAACCGGAAGCCTTACTccccagattgcttttggtcttggtgtatttatcacagtaacagagagCAGACGGGAACAGACCAGCACACGTACACTGTAGAACGTGAGCTTGCACTCATTTCTCCCAGCACACAcgtaataatgatgatggtgatgaggatAATGAAGATTTTCTAAAAAGTAAGAAAGACtcgctttatttattttgtgtaaagaaagtttcctggggctggagagatggctcagaggttaaagacgCTGACTattcttacagaggtcctgagttcaagtcccagcaaccacatggtggctcacaaccgtctacaatgagatatggtgccctcttttggcatgcaGTCATACACAGGGGCAGCACattgtattgtatacataataaataaaatctttaaaaaaaaaaagaaagtttcacTGGACTCTGTTGGTCTGTAGATTTCCAGGATCCAGACAGATAAATTCACACATCTGGTGTTTTGTCTGGATTGTAGCTTACTTGGCAGATTGTTTACTTGGAGTACATGAGGTGCAGGGTTCTCAGCCCTTGGGTGCTGAATACATTGGGcatggtgtacacctgtaattaccatgctcaggaggtagagatgggGGGGATCAAAAGTTCAGCCTTATCCTctcctacatagtgagttagaaGCCCGCCTAACCTCTGCCCTCTCAAAGAATTCACAGTTCTTCTCACAGAGCTGTTTCTGCTCATGTCTGGGAATAGgatgtccttttttctttttccttgagagAAAGATTCATTCTGTAATCCTAATATCCGTGGAGTTAGCCCagggctgacctcagacttggtaaggcaatcctcctgtctccacctccaaaatgctgggatcatAGATATTTATACCACCTTGCCTGGAGTCATAAGATGCGGGGCTAAGAATTTATGTCTCTGTGTAGACTAGCTAAGTCTACAAATGAGCTCTGTCCTCAGCGCCAGCATGTTTGTCAGGAGGTGCAGGCTAATGCTCCATGTGTCCTGTGCCGATAGTGTTCGGTGTATTCCCCACCCGAATATACTCCATCCTCTAccaattttgtttataatttatttataactgtctgtcattctctttccctcccctcgcCCAGATTTTATGGATCCCAAGTGGCCTCAGACTTGCAGTGTGACATAGGATGACTATttattggtcctcttgtctccatctcctaagtgctgggatcgcaGGTGTATGTCATCTCACACAGCATCATTCTTCTCTCTTTAGAACTGTTACAGGGAAAATTGTGTTATCCTGAAAATACCACGAAGGCACAATAATCTCAATGTGAGATTTTAGCTAAAATGTAGATTTAAGTGCCGTCCACAGACTTGTCTCTTAGTAAGGATGTTAAAGGTCTAGATTTGTTACCATACACTGTATATTATAGTAGGACTTAGTAGgccttttgttgttattgttgtcttATTAAATTTTGAGCCGAtggttgtggttcacacctttaatcccagcactcaggaggcagaggcaagcagatctctgtgagttcaaggcccgcctggtctatagagcaagttctaggacagcccagagctacacagacaaactTGGCCTcattttcccccctcccccactaaaAATGTTGTCTTGATAAGTCATTGAggctgctatgtagaccaagctggtttcAAGCTGTTGTAGCTAGGATTCTATTCTAGACATTCACCATCACACCACACCTAACTTGGGCTTggacactttttaaaatcaatactATATATTCTCATTTGATTCCCACGTCTCTCTTAGACAGAGATCTTAAATTGGCTGGATAGATAGCTCTCAggttatgagcacttgctgcttctcCAGACACCCACTTTGAGCAGTTCACAGTTCCCTATGACTCCAACTTCTGGGGGATGGGTGtaagacctctggcctccatgggcacctgctcTCAGGTGCACGTATACacgaacacacatgcatataattttttgaaatgaaataaagggctggagagatggcttggtggctaagagcactggttgctcttgcagaggacctgggtttatttcccagcacatgatagttcacaaccatctataactctagttccaggagatccagttcccaccttctgacctctggacaccaggcacacatgtggtgcacagttatacatgcaggcaaaacactcattacATAAGataaattgaaaacaaatgcCTTTTATGTATTGAGTATGGTTACTTAAACTAAACCTATTAATTCCTGTTTCCTGCTCTAATTCTTGGAGTGACCAGCGGCTGATTCTCTGATGCTGAACCTTTCTCTGTTCCCTAGGTCTCTAGCATCAACTCACGTTTTGCCAAAGTACACATCTTGTATGTGGGTTCCACACCACTAAAAAATGCTTTTCGAGGAACTATCCGGTAAGATGTATTCTTGTAATTACATTTGCCTCAGCACCAGAAGTGAGGCAAGGGTAGTGGGGAATTCAGGAGCAATTACAGTTCTTTTTCCTGCCCACTTGAGTCTCTCCCTGTGCTTTGCTTTTTGCCCCACAGTATATCCAGAGAAAAAGTTATATGAGCTATAAGAAATGAAAACTGTTAATAATAAAAGAGGATTTTTAAGTAGAGCAAAAGGGGGAGCTAGTGATATATCTCAGTTGATGGAGAGGCCCTAGATTAGATCaagaataatataatataatatataatatggtGGTAATTcatgtatttaatcccagcacctgaaaggcagaggcaggcaaatctctgcgagttcgagaccagccagatctatagaattagttccaggacaggttccaaagctacacagagaaaccctatcttgacaaacaaacaaaaaggaatgaCATAATGTAGATGTGGTGGCCCTTGCATGTAATCACACCACTCAGAGATCAAGGCAACGGGGTGAGAAGTTCAAGAAAAGTGTTGACTATATAGCatgtccaaggctagcctgggcttcatgaggtcctgtctcaaaaaggactGAGGAAAGCTGTGGACTAGCAGTGTCAGGATAA of the Chionomys nivalis chromosome 8, mChiNiv1.1, whole genome shotgun sequence genome contains:
- the Exosc1 gene encoding exosome complex component CSL4, which encodes MAPPVRYCIPGERLCNLEEGSPGSGTYTRHGYIFSSLAGCLTKTSENGALPVVSVMRETESQLLPDVGAVVTCKVSSINSRFAKVHILYVGSTPLKNAFRGTIRKEDIRATEKDKVEIYKSFRPGDIVLAKVISLGDAQSNYLLTTAENELGVVVAHSESGVQMVPISWCEMQCPKTHTKEFRKVARVQPEFLQT